In the Calditrichota bacterium genome, one interval contains:
- the pgeF gene encoding peptidoglycan editing factor PgeF: protein MINATQFSLFDNQPIIHANSTRAGGMSEGTFSSLNLGLNTNDNLEKVKQNRTIFFNHFNLNQNNLVFPGQIHSDQVKIVDQPGIVSDCDALITSTPGLTLTIQTADCFPLFIYDPIKHICAIVHSGWRGSAKNIASKTILKMQENFNSKSKNLLIAIGAGIQQKNYQVDTATASNFSKKFLIADGENHYKLSVQDVILNQLLEMGVYEENIEADKTCTFEAIEKYYSFRRDGAKSGRMMGFIGLR from the coding sequence ATGATTAATGCCACTCAATTTTCATTATTTGATAATCAGCCGATTATTCATGCAAACTCTACCAGAGCAGGTGGCATGAGCGAGGGTACTTTTTCTTCTCTGAACCTTGGATTGAATACAAATGATAACCTTGAAAAAGTAAAACAAAATCGTACAATATTTTTCAATCATTTTAATTTAAATCAGAACAACCTGGTTTTTCCAGGACAGATTCATTCAGACCAAGTCAAAATTGTTGATCAACCGGGGATTGTTAGTGATTGTGATGCTTTAATTACATCAACTCCGGGACTTACTTTAACAATCCAGACAGCTGATTGCTTTCCATTATTTATTTATGACCCAATAAAACATATTTGTGCAATTGTTCATTCCGGCTGGCGTGGCAGTGCAAAAAATATTGCCTCTAAAACAATTCTTAAAATGCAGGAAAATTTTAATTCTAAAAGCAAAAATTTACTTATCGCCATTGGGGCGGGAATCCAGCAAAAAAACTACCAGGTTGATACGGCAACCGCATCTAATTTCTCTAAAAAATTCCTAATTGCAGATGGTGAAAACCATTATAAGCTAAGTGTTCAAGACGTGATTCTAAATCAGCTTTTAGAAATGGGCGTTTATGAGGAAAATATAGAAGCAGACAAAACCTGTACTTTTGAAGCTATTGAAAAATATTATTCTTTTCGCAGGGATGGAGCAAAGAGCGGGAGAATGATGGGTTTTATCGGTTTAAGATAA
- a CDS encoding CHASE2 domain-containing protein — protein sequence MAQSQEKTSFWIVIGISLGAILLAYMLSFTNTINSLELKLVDMRFDIRGPLDIEESPIVIVKIDDQSDGTLRHRWPWPRAYYASIIQNLNEAGAKVIGIDVMLDKAQPDSAESDDELARALEKYENVVLVGKMLRSTIGDVTEFPPYHKFRKAPWGLVAVESDIDGFYRKYRFADSYNDSIYASFAALVLKHYYGNSDSLIIGSEQEYFAFDTLNIPKFSDSGMLINFHGPAYSFQDYSFDEIVDDEDFDLHEDFDMDSFSDPGDVDFGIPPGLKYSGDLKDKIVLIGATMFELHDNFPTPFLTVKDSAGNANPIEMPGVELHANAIQTVLDKNFLHQLPQTTILVIMLILVIITYLITRFLPTLWSSIATIIFIIGFVLFSIYLFTENNLVLEIVNPVLVIAFSYVGHTLYHYLQTQQEKKVLRGAFAHYVPEKVVQELMNNPDKLQLGGEERVVTVMFSDVAGFTTVSEKLTPHELVVLLNEYLTAMTNIVLENNGIIDKYEGDAIMAEFGMPVPYEDHPHCACRTALLMQEKLIEMRKKWKAEGRPELEARIGINTGNVIVGNMGSQTVFDYTVMGDSVNLGARLEGANKVYDTFIMISEFTNDFVKNDFYTRPLDLIRVKGKNKPVEVFELIGERTKPLDSKQIELLSVYQRGVQAYRERKWNEAIDFFDFCLNLNPEDSPSKLYRKRSIEFKFNDPGEDWDGVFTMTTK from the coding sequence ATGGCACAATCTCAGGAAAAAACCTCATTTTGGATTGTTATTGGAATTAGTTTAGGCGCAATTTTGCTGGCCTACATGCTCAGCTTTACAAATACGATCAACTCTTTAGAGCTAAAACTTGTTGATATGCGTTTTGATATTCGGGGACCATTGGATATTGAGGAAAGCCCAATCGTAATTGTAAAAATTGATGATCAGTCTGATGGCACTTTGAGGCATCGCTGGCCATGGCCAAGGGCATATTATGCCTCAATTATTCAAAACCTGAATGAAGCCGGTGCAAAGGTAATTGGAATTGATGTTATGCTGGACAAGGCCCAACCGGACAGTGCTGAGAGCGATGATGAGCTTGCGCGCGCATTGGAAAAGTATGAAAATGTTGTGTTGGTTGGAAAAATGTTGCGTTCTACAATTGGGGACGTAACCGAATTCCCTCCATATCACAAATTTAGAAAAGCACCATGGGGCTTGGTGGCTGTTGAATCTGATATTGATGGCTTCTACAGAAAATATCGTTTTGCTGATAGCTATAACGACTCCATCTATGCTTCTTTTGCGGCGCTTGTTTTAAAACATTACTATGGAAATTCAGACTCCTTAATAATCGGATCGGAACAGGAATATTTCGCATTTGATACTTTGAATATTCCAAAATTTTCTGATAGCGGTATGCTAATAAATTTTCATGGACCGGCTTACTCTTTTCAGGATTACTCCTTTGACGAAATTGTAGATGATGAAGATTTTGATCTACATGAAGATTTTGATATGGATAGTTTTTCTGATCCTGGCGATGTTGATTTTGGAATTCCCCCGGGTTTGAAATACTCCGGTGATTTAAAAGATAAAATTGTACTGATCGGTGCTACCATGTTTGAGCTCCATGATAATTTCCCAACACCTTTTTTAACTGTAAAAGACAGCGCCGGCAACGCAAACCCAATCGAAATGCCGGGTGTTGAGTTACACGCAAACGCTATTCAAACTGTACTGGACAAAAATTTTCTACATCAGCTTCCCCAGACAACAATCCTGGTTATTATGTTGATCCTTGTTATTATTACTTATTTAATAACACGTTTTCTGCCAACATTATGGTCCTCCATTGCAACTATCATTTTTATTATTGGGTTTGTTCTCTTCTCGATTTACCTGTTCACTGAAAACAATTTAGTGCTGGAAATAGTAAACCCGGTTTTAGTTATAGCATTTTCTTATGTTGGCCATACTTTGTACCACTATTTGCAAACACAGCAAGAAAAGAAAGTTCTCCGTGGAGCCTTTGCACATTATGTACCGGAAAAAGTAGTGCAGGAACTAATGAACAATCCTGATAAATTACAATTAGGCGGAGAAGAAAGAGTTGTAACGGTAATGTTTTCTGATGTGGCCGGATTTACAACTGTGTCAGAAAAACTGACTCCACATGAACTTGTAGTGCTGCTAAATGAATACCTGACGGCTATGACCAATATAGTTCTGGAAAATAACGGCATTATCGATAAATATGAAGGCGATGCAATTATGGCCGAATTTGGTATGCCGGTTCCTTATGAAGATCATCCGCATTGTGCCTGCCGGACCGCTCTCTTAATGCAGGAAAAACTGATCGAAATGCGTAAAAAATGGAAAGCAGAAGGCCGCCCGGAATTGGAAGCGCGGATCGGTATAAATACCGGAAACGTAATTGTTGGAAACATGGGCAGCCAGACTGTTTTTGACTACACCGTTATGGGTGATTCAGTTAACCTTGGTGCCCGTTTGGAAGGCGCCAATAAAGTTTATGATACCTTTATAATGATTAGTGAATTTACAAACGATTTTGTCAAAAATGATTTTTATACACGGCCTTTGGATTTGATTCGTGTAAAAGGTAAAAACAAACCTGTTGAAGTTTTTGAGTTAATCGGTGAGCGGACAAAACCGCTGGACAGTAAACAGATTGAACTACTTTCAGTATATCAACGTGGTGTACAGGCGTATCGTGAGCGTAAATGGAATGAAGCTATCGACTTCTTTGATTTTTGCCTGAATTTGAACCCTGAAGATTCGCCATCAAAGCTTTATAGAAAACGTAGTATTGAATTTAAATTTAATGATCCCGGGGAAGATTGGGATGGCGTTTTTACAATGACCACAAAATAG
- a CDS encoding FecR domain-containing protein, with protein sequence MKNLKRILPLLMVILFAGSLIAADPSAIVIKAKGDITIKNAKTGKSLKAKRGTRLTDGDKITTGKKGRMALKFIDDNSLVRVRPNSTLTINTKKEKSSVTKNIFVEVGSIFSRITKQKSSFRVTTPTSVASVKGTAFWTLQKFKGGTTYFGEEGVVELTNDAGSALLKAGETGSVTSKNSKPVVRKTKAGEKPSDGDDDVPDDFEFEFEDESGNKKVLKFKAK encoded by the coding sequence ATGAAAAACTTAAAAAGAATTCTTCCGCTATTGATGGTGATATTGTTTGCAGGCTCCCTTATTGCAGCCGATCCATCTGCGATTGTTATAAAAGCCAAAGGCGACATAACCATTAAAAATGCAAAAACAGGAAAATCGTTAAAAGCAAAACGCGGCACCCGATTAACTGATGGTGATAAAATCACAACAGGTAAAAAAGGCCGGATGGCATTGAAATTTATTGATGACAACAGCCTTGTTCGTGTTAGGCCAAACTCAACCCTAACAATCAATACAAAAAAAGAAAAAAGCTCTGTTACAAAAAATATATTTGTTGAAGTTGGTTCAATATTTTCCAGAATTACCAAGCAAAAAAGCTCTTTTAGAGTAACAACACCAACTTCGGTGGCGTCTGTAAAAGGAACCGCTTTCTGGACTCTCCAAAAATTTAAGGGTGGTACAACTTATTTTGGTGAAGAAGGAGTTGTTGAGTTAACAAACGATGCCGGATCTGCATTACTAAAAGCCGGTGAAACAGGTTCAGTTACATCAAAAAACAGTAAACCTGTCGTAAGAAAAACTAAAGCCGGAGAAAAACCATCTGATGGCGATGATGATGTCCCAGATGATTTTGAGTTTGAGTTTGAAGATGAATCCGGCAATAAAAAGGTTTTAAAATTTAAAGCAAAATAA
- the glmS gene encoding glutamine--fructose-6-phosphate transaminase (isomerizing): MCGIVGYLGKQDAAPILLGGLKRLEYRGYDSAGIAVMNGKGVNVVKEVGKIRNLENALNATPLQGSIGIGHTRWATHGEPNKMNAHPHVDGSGDIVLIHNGIIENYASLKTMLSEKGHKFKTDTDTEILAHLIEEFYEKDLEKAIRQALHEVDGTYGLAVISKHDPNKIYVARKGSPIVIGVGKDEYFVASDVTPLVNYTRDVFYLEDYEMAIISPTGVKTKTIANKKIEKKTERVTFELEAIEKGGFDHFMLKEIYQQPDTIMDAMRGRILKDEGVVKLGGLEKIEDRLVKANKIVFTASGTSWIAALIGEYLIEEFCRIPVEVEYASEFRYRNPIIDENDAVIAISQSGETADTLAALREGKRKGALVLGIVNAVGSTIARETDAGVYIHAGHEIGVASTKAFTSQVTVLALITLMIARRKNMSSELGKAMVEELLKIPEKVQIILHQNDYIRDFARRYKDERNFLYLGRGYNFPVALEGALKLKEISYIHAEGYAAAEMKHGPIALIDKDMPVVFLATKDVIYDKVISNIEEVKARGGRIICIATQGDEKIQEYADHVIYIPDTLRALTPLLSVIPLQLLSYHVAVMRGCDVDMPRNLAKSVTVE; the protein is encoded by the coding sequence ATGTGTGGAATTGTTGGATATTTAGGTAAGCAGGATGCAGCACCTATTTTACTTGGTGGGCTCAAACGTCTCGAATACAGAGGTTATGACTCAGCAGGTATCGCAGTTATGAATGGGAAAGGTGTTAATGTTGTTAAAGAGGTTGGGAAAATCCGAAATTTGGAGAATGCCTTAAACGCAACACCACTGCAAGGCTCGATAGGGATTGGTCATACACGTTGGGCAACTCATGGTGAACCTAATAAAATGAATGCACATCCGCATGTTGACGGAAGTGGCGATATTGTTCTGATCCATAACGGGATTATTGAAAATTATGCGTCTTTGAAAACCATGCTTTCGGAAAAAGGCCATAAGTTTAAAACAGATACGGACACTGAAATATTGGCCCACCTAATTGAAGAGTTTTATGAAAAAGATTTAGAAAAAGCAATCCGCCAAGCATTGCACGAAGTAGACGGCACCTATGGTCTTGCAGTAATTAGCAAGCACGATCCTAATAAAATTTACGTTGCCCGTAAGGGAAGCCCAATTGTTATTGGTGTTGGAAAAGATGAGTATTTTGTTGCGTCGGATGTAACCCCGCTTGTGAATTATACTCGTGATGTGTTTTATCTTGAAGATTATGAAATGGCCATTATTTCTCCAACAGGTGTTAAGACAAAAACAATAGCAAACAAAAAAATTGAAAAGAAAACTGAGCGTGTAACATTTGAACTTGAAGCAATTGAAAAAGGCGGCTTCGATCATTTTATGCTCAAAGAGATTTATCAGCAGCCTGATACAATAATGGATGCTATGCGTGGCCGGATATTAAAAGATGAAGGTGTGGTAAAACTTGGTGGTCTTGAAAAAATTGAAGATCGTCTGGTTAAAGCAAACAAAATTGTATTTACCGCCTCAGGCACATCGTGGATTGCCGCCTTAATTGGCGAGTATCTGATTGAAGAGTTTTGCAGAATCCCTGTGGAAGTTGAGTATGCGTCTGAGTTTCGATATAGAAATCCGATAATAGATGAAAATGATGCGGTAATTGCCATTTCTCAGTCCGGTGAAACAGCAGATACTTTGGCTGCCCTGCGTGAAGGAAAACGAAAAGGTGCACTTGTGCTTGGTATTGTAAATGCGGTTGGCTCAACAATTGCCCGCGAGACGGATGCCGGTGTTTATATACATGCCGGGCATGAAATTGGCGTGGCCAGTACAAAAGCTTTTACTTCTCAGGTTACGGTTCTGGCACTGATCACCTTAATGATAGCACGCCGCAAAAATATGTCATCAGAGCTTGGTAAAGCGATGGTGGAGGAGTTGCTTAAAATTCCGGAAAAAGTTCAAATTATTTTACATCAAAATGATTATATCCGTGATTTTGCAAGGCGTTATAAAGATGAGCGTAATTTCCTCTATCTTGGCCGCGGTTATAATTTCCCGGTGGCATTAGAAGGCGCTTTAAAGCTAAAAGAAATATCTTACATCCATGCTGAGGGATATGCTGCTGCAGAGATGAAACATGGACCGATTGCCCTAATCGACAAAGATATGCCGGTTGTTTTCCTGGCTACTAAAGATGTTATTTACGATAAGGTGATTAGCAATATTGAAGAAGTAAAAGCCCGTGGCGGCAGGATTATTTGTATTGCCACACAAGGAGATGAAAAAATTCAGGAATACGCAGATCATGTAATTTATATTCCGGATACCTTGCGTGCATTAACACCGCTTCTCTCTGTAATTCCATTGCAATTACTTTCATACCATGTTGCTGTAATGCGCGGCTGCGATGTTGATATGCCACGTAACCTGGCCAAAAGTGTGACAGTGGAATAG
- a CDS encoding CDP-alcohol phosphatidyltransferase family protein: MELITKKDFNLSNSLSFLRIILAAPAVYLIAINENGWLIALSFVGGFTDWADGFFARKLNQVSDLGKILDPIADKIHIGALVIALNYYQGFPLWLTLFIVIRDVFIVIGALLIYDKNKLITSSNWPGKISVTLIAVAIISFMAGWKLFFEYTIYLAIAAIIVSGVMYVKVFIASFDKKT; encoded by the coding sequence ATGGAATTAATCACAAAAAAAGATTTTAATTTATCCAACTCTCTTTCATTTCTCAGGATTATTTTAGCTGCTCCTGCAGTTTATTTAATAGCAATTAATGAAAATGGATGGCTTATTGCACTCTCGTTTGTAGGTGGTTTTACGGATTGGGCCGATGGTTTTTTTGCGCGAAAATTAAACCAAGTTAGTGATTTAGGGAAAATCCTGGATCCGATCGCTGATAAGATTCATATCGGTGCCCTTGTAATTGCGCTTAATTACTATCAAGGATTTCCACTGTGGTTAACTCTTTTTATCGTTATTCGGGATGTTTTTATCGTTATTGGGGCTTTACTTATTTATGATAAAAACAAGTTAATCACATCATCTAATTGGCCAGGTAAGATTAGCGTCACTTTAATTGCTGTGGCAATTATTAGTTTTATGGCAGGATGGAAATTATTTTTTGAATATACTATTTATTTGGCGATTGCGGCTATAATAGTTTCCGGTGTAATGTATGTTAAAGTCTTTATTGCCTCATTCGATAAAAAAACATGA
- the sppA gene encoding signal peptide peptidase SppA — MIGILSDSEPIIEDNSYLHMSIGGSIPEYVAPSSLEEFTGSSRLDLKKIRDNLEKAAVDDRINGVILNLGFLQTGYAKVEELQKLIDTYRESGKKIYAYLEFAMTREYLVAIACDSVFMPENSNLFITGVGSELTFYKGFFDKVGIQADFVHVGQFKNAPDQYTRDKISPAQSLVLNDILDQFYSFIITNIAERRNLSEDKVRDLINNQTGFTGKSALANGLVDGTSFKNEIVQILDYYNSPPAKISGQTYSSIPVSSLGLRTKSRIAVIHISGTISSGNDVDDPILGKLAGANTISQNIRSAAKSSYTKAIILRIDSPGGSAIAANIIWKAVKEASEKKAVVASISDYGASGGYYIAMAADTILNSPMSLIGSIGIYAGKFSTEGLYKKVGLGYERLHRGKNAGLFSTNSLWSNSERKVMQSLIEDFYKDFVTKVADSRGLTYDQTDALSQGRVWSGIQGYQNGLIDSTGSFYDAIDLAKKMAQIDEEESVRLSYYPKEKDFFTELYSMVSMNTSFNSILQQTETTLLTRFQNQPLALMPFLITWN, encoded by the coding sequence TGGAAAAAGCCGCCGTTGATGATAGAATAAACGGAGTTATTTTAAATCTTGGGTTTCTGCAGACCGGGTATGCAAAAGTAGAAGAATTACAAAAACTTATTGATACTTACCGGGAAAGTGGTAAAAAAATATATGCCTACCTGGAATTTGCAATGACCCGAGAATACCTGGTGGCCATTGCCTGCGATTCTGTTTTTATGCCAGAGAATAGTAATCTTTTTATTACCGGTGTTGGTAGTGAGCTTACGTTCTATAAAGGTTTCTTCGATAAAGTTGGAATTCAAGCTGATTTTGTACATGTCGGCCAATTTAAAAATGCACCGGATCAATATACCCGTGACAAAATTTCTCCTGCACAAAGCTTAGTACTTAATGATATCTTGGATCAATTTTATAGTTTTATTATTACCAATATCGCAGAAAGAAGAAACCTGTCTGAGGACAAAGTTAGAGATTTGATCAATAACCAAACCGGCTTTACAGGAAAGAGCGCTTTAGCTAATGGTCTGGTTGATGGAACTTCGTTTAAAAATGAGATTGTACAAATATTAGATTATTATAACTCTCCCCCTGCAAAGATAAGTGGCCAAACCTATAGCTCTATCCCGGTTAGTTCCCTCGGGTTGAGAACTAAATCAAGAATTGCAGTTATTCACATCTCAGGGACTATTTCCAGTGGCAACGATGTTGATGATCCTATTTTAGGTAAACTTGCCGGAGCAAACACAATCTCCCAAAATATCAGATCTGCGGCAAAATCCAGTTATACAAAAGCAATAATCCTAAGGATTGATAGTCCCGGAGGATCAGCAATCGCCGCAAATATAATATGGAAAGCGGTCAAAGAAGCCAGTGAAAAGAAAGCAGTAGTTGCATCGATTTCAGATTATGGCGCTTCCGGAGGTTATTATATTGCCATGGCAGCTGATACAATTTTAAACAGCCCAATGAGTTTAATAGGATCAATTGGCATTTATGCCGGAAAATTTAGTACTGAAGGTTTGTATAAAAAAGTCGGGCTTGGCTATGAACGACTACATCGAGGTAAAAATGCCGGGTTGTTTTCGACAAATTCTCTTTGGAGTAATTCTGAAAGAAAAGTAATGCAAAGCCTCATCGAAGATTTTTATAAAGATTTTGTAACAAAAGTTGCTGATAGCCGAGGTCTTACTTATGACCAGACTGATGCTCTGTCACAGGGCCGGGTTTGGAGCGGAATTCAGGGATACCAAAACGGGTTGATAGATTCAACCGGATCATTTTATGATGCAATTGATTTAGCTAAAAAAATGGCACAAATTGACGAAGAAGAATCTGTACGTTTGAGCTACTATCCAAAAGAAAAAGATTTTTTTACAGAATTGTATAGCATGGTATCAATGAATACTTCATTTAATTCGATTTTACAGCAAACAGAAACAACTCTTTTAACAAGATTTCAAAACCAGCCATTGGCGTTAATGCCATTTTTAATTACATGGAATTAA
- a CDS encoding ABC transporter substrate-binding protein has translation MNNWKFFFLTIFLVSNLFAQNASTREWTIFQKGVSEYQKGNYDKARQSFSLMINKLPNSALTTANYLMLAKTNYKSGDFEVALQQCEEFKKRFPQSKYVDDIRYLMANSYYRQERIETAVTTWLKAGFSTSNPVLREKVLSLADDVIRYKMNRLSVTALSQQYLGSPINEAFKFHLADDSHRTGNISFAKEGLVDLLNIAKTDYYRNKSQELLDQIEGKASNEIHIAALLPLSGNNEKVGKALLNGFNLAVKEFNNGTSSNKVVIDEFDYASNLLNALEQIKKISNDRQHTFVFGPVENDIVAAVAAIADYEGITIVSPTASSDQIKNVSENCINLAPTVKTMAGVIQSYAYDSLKINRLATFAPIDDYFLNMTEEFVTLYQEKGGVVATQEWYYPGDQNYKKQFRKLKRVGLRLAFKDSLVLDNPEISDKSVDSSYVIYMKEQRELLKETKTKIDSADIPVTTFDGMFVPVFEDDINFIASQFAFSNFQTQLLGNSDWYNKDALKKNRNYVNGIVFVADGYLNEEGWDYRQFRNNFRNTYHETPEKFELIAYDSFKFLSNTFGKTKVSRSNFLEKVVQLKPYQGIYRSFDIDRSRSNKSVRILKYIYGQVIPVK, from the coding sequence ATGAATAACTGGAAATTCTTTTTTCTTACTATTTTCCTTGTCTCTAATCTATTTGCTCAAAATGCCTCAACGCGTGAATGGACAATTTTTCAAAAAGGCGTTTCGGAGTACCAGAAAGGCAATTACGATAAAGCCCGCCAAAGCTTTAGCCTGATGATTAATAAACTTCCTAATAGTGCTTTGACAACTGCAAATTATTTGATGCTTGCTAAAACGAATTACAAATCGGGGGATTTTGAAGTTGCCTTGCAACAATGTGAAGAATTTAAAAAACGATTTCCTCAGAGCAAATATGTTGATGATATTCGTTATTTGATGGCTAACAGCTATTATCGTCAGGAGAGAATCGAAACCGCCGTAACGACATGGTTGAAAGCTGGTTTTAGTACAAGCAATCCTGTTTTACGCGAAAAAGTTTTAAGCCTTGCAGATGACGTGATTCGCTATAAAATGAATCGCCTAAGCGTAACAGCATTAAGTCAGCAATACCTCGGTTCACCAATAAACGAAGCATTTAAATTTCATTTGGCTGATGACAGCCACAGAACTGGCAACATCAGTTTTGCTAAAGAGGGATTGGTCGACTTACTTAATATTGCAAAAACAGATTATTACAGAAATAAGAGTCAGGAGCTGCTGGATCAAATTGAGGGTAAAGCTTCAAATGAAATTCACATAGCCGCTCTGCTACCGTTAAGTGGAAATAACGAAAAAGTTGGCAAAGCCCTTTTGAATGGATTCAATCTCGCAGTTAAAGAATTTAATAACGGCACATCTTCAAATAAAGTTGTAATAGATGAGTTTGACTATGCTTCAAACCTGTTGAATGCCCTTGAGCAGATAAAAAAAATCAGTAATGACCGGCAGCATACTTTTGTTTTTGGTCCGGTTGAAAATGATATAGTTGCAGCCGTTGCAGCAATTGCTGATTATGAAGGGATTACTATTGTCAGCCCAACAGCATCATCTGATCAAATAAAAAATGTTTCTGAAAACTGTATTAACCTTGCGCCAACAGTAAAAACAATGGCCGGCGTAATACAATCGTATGCTTATGATTCGTTAAAAATAAATCGCTTGGCGACATTTGCTCCGATTGACGACTATTTTTTAAACATGACCGAAGAGTTTGTCACTTTGTATCAGGAAAAAGGCGGCGTTGTGGCAACCCAGGAATGGTATTATCCTGGTGATCAAAATTATAAAAAACAATTTCGTAAGCTGAAAAGAGTCGGTCTTCGGTTGGCATTTAAAGACTCTCTTGTTTTAGATAATCCGGAAATCTCGGATAAATCTGTTGATTCATCATACGTCATTTATATGAAAGAGCAGCGGGAATTATTAAAAGAAACCAAAACTAAAATTGATTCGGCAGATATCCCTGTAACAACATTTGATGGTATGTTTGTACCGGTTTTTGAAGACGATATCAATTTTATTGCTTCGCAATTTGCCTTCTCAAATTTTCAAACTCAGTTATTAGGGAATTCAGATTGGTATAATAAAGATGCTTTGAAAAAAAATAGAAATTACGTAAACGGAATAGTTTTCGTTGCTGACGGATATCTTAATGAAGAGGGCTGGGATTACAGGCAATTTAGAAATAATTTTCGGAATACTTATCATGAAACGCCGGAAAAATTTGAACTAATTGCTTACGATAGTTTTAAGTTTCTTTCAAATACATTTGGAAAAACCAAGGTAAGCCGCAGCAATTTTCTGGAAAAAGTTGTACAGCTAAAACCGTATCAAGGCATTTACCGCAGTTTTGATATTGACCGGAGCCGGTCAAATAAATCGGTTAGAATTTTAAAATACATTTATGGTCAGGTAATTCCTGTAAAATAG